From Candidatus Angelobacter sp., the proteins below share one genomic window:
- a CDS encoding NAD(P)H-dependent oxidoreductase, whose product MMTLLIGTNRPDSNTRKVARHVEEVYAGLKVPLRILDLAQLPQEIFLPSSYAEKPKSFRPFADAILQADGVHVISPEYNGGIPGVLKYFIDMLKFPESFIERPICFTGLAAGMWGGLRPIEQLQAIFGYRNAFIYPHRVFLPNIGDLLDDSGCLTDAELLERLQTQAAGFVGFVEKLKGVKLRSAR is encoded by the coding sequence ATGATGACTCTGTTGATTGGCACGAACCGTCCCGACAGCAACACTCGCAAGGTCGCGCGGCACGTCGAAGAGGTTTACGCGGGCTTGAAGGTGCCGTTGCGCATCCTCGACCTTGCGCAACTGCCCCAGGAGATTTTTTTGCCGTCGTCCTACGCGGAAAAGCCAAAATCATTTCGGCCGTTCGCCGACGCCATTCTGCAAGCCGACGGCGTGCATGTGATATCGCCGGAATACAACGGAGGCATTCCCGGGGTGCTGAAATACTTCATCGACATGCTGAAGTTTCCGGAGAGTTTCATCGAACGGCCCATCTGTTTCACCGGCCTGGCCGCCGGCATGTGGGGCGGGCTGCGGCCGATCGAACAGTTGCAGGCGATCTTCGGCTACCGGAACGCGTTCATTTATCCACACCGCGTCTTTCTTCCTAACATCGGCGATTTGCTGGATGACAGCGGCTGTTTGACCGACGCGGAGTTGTTGGAACGTCTGCAAACACAGGCGGCCGGCTTCGTCGGCTTCGTGGAAAAATTAAAGGGCGTGAAACTGCGCAGCGCGCGTTGA